From one Excalfactoria chinensis isolate bCotChi1 chromosome 9, bCotChi1.hap2, whole genome shotgun sequence genomic stretch:
- the CHRNG gene encoding acetylcholine receptor subunit gamma — protein sequence MRCSDLLLLALCALPGISCRNQEEKLLQDLMTNYNRHLRPALNGDQVIDVTLKLTLTNLISLNEREETLTTNVWIEMQWKDYRLRWDPNKYDDIQQLRVPSTMVWLPDIVLENNIDGTFEITLYTNVLVYSDGSIYWLPPAIYRSSCSIHVTYFPFDWQNCTMVFQSQTYSANEINLLLTVEEGQTIEWIFIDPEAFTENGEWAIKHRPARKIINSERFTPDDIQYQQVIFYLIIQRKPLFYIINIIVPCVLISSMAVLVYFLPAKAGGQKCTVSINVLLAQTVFLFLIAQKVPETSQAVPLIGKYLTFLMVVTVVIVVNAVIVLNVSLRTPNTHSMSQRVRQVWLHLLPRYLGMHMPEEDPGPPQATRRRSSLGLMVKADEYMLWKARTELLFEKQKERDGLMKTVLEKLGRGLESNCAQDFCQSLEEASPEIRACVEACNHIANATREQNDFSSENEEWILVGRVIDRVCFFIMASLFVCGTIGIFLMAHFNQAPALPFPGDPKTYLPP from the exons ATGCGCTGCTCCGatctcctcctcctcgcccTCTGCGCCCTGCCAG GCATAAGCTGCAGAAATCAGGAGGAGAAACTGCTCCAGGACCTGATGACCAACTATAACCGTCACCTGCGCCCAGCACTGAATGGGGACCAGGTCATTGACGTCACCCTCAAACTCACCCTCACCAACCTCATCTCCCTG AATGAGCGGGAGGAGACCCTCACCACCAACGTTTGGATCGAGATG CAATGGAAAGACTATCGCTTGCGGTGGGACCCCAATAAATACGATGACATCCAGCAGCTGCGGGTGCCCTCCACCATGGTCTGGCTGCCCGACATTGTCTTGGAGAACAA CATCGATGGGACATTTGAGATCACACTCTACACCAATGTGCTGGTGTACTCTGATGGCAGCATCTACTGGCTGCCCCCCGCCATCTACCgcagctcctgctccatccATGTCACCTACTTCCCCTTTGACTGGCAAAACTGCACCATGGTCTTCCA GTCCCAGACTTACAGTGCAAACGAAATCAACCTGCTGCTGACAGTGGAGGAAGGCCAGACCATAGAGTGGATCTTCATTGACCCTGAAGCCTTCACAG AGAATGGAGAATGGGCCATCAAGCACCGCCCCGCACGGAAGATCATCAATTCAGAGCGCTTCACCCCAGACGACATCCAGTACCAGCAGGTGATCTTCTACCTCATCATCCAACGCAAGCCGCTCTTCTACATCATCAACATCATCGTGCCCTGTGTCCTCATCTCTTCCATGGCTGTGCTGGTCTACTTTCTGCCTGCCAAAG CGGGTGGGCAGAAGTGCACTGTCTCCATCAACGTCCTCCTGGCCCAGActgtcttccttttcctcattGCTCAGAAAGTGCCCGAGACCTCCCAGGCAGTGCCACTCATTGGGAA GTACCTGACCTTCCTCATGGTGGTGACAGTGGTGATCGTGGTAAACGCCGTCATTGTCCTCAACGTCTCACTGAGAACACCCAACACTCACTCCATGTCTCAGAGGGTGCGCCAG GTGTGGCTGCACCTCCTGCCTCGCTACCTGGGCATGCACATGCCAGAGGAGGACCCGGGGCCACCACAAGCCACCCGGCGACGCAGCTCCCTGGGGCTGATGGTGAAAGCTGATGAGTACATGCTATGGAAAGCCCGGACCGAACTTCTctttgagaagcagaaggagAGGGATGGACTGATGAAAACCGTACTGGAGAAGCTTG GACGCGGCCTGGAGAGCAACTGTGCACAGGACTTCTGCCAGAGCCTGGAGGAGGCGAGCCCTGAGATCCGGGCGTGCGTTGAGGCCTGCAACCACATCGCCAATGCCACGAGGGAGCAGAATGACTTCAGCAGC GAGAACGAGGAGTGGATCCTGGTGGGGAGAGTGATCGACCGTGTCTGCTTCTTCATCATGGCCTCGCTCTTCGTGTGCGGCACCATTGGCATCTTCCTCATGGCTCACTTCAACCAGGCACCCGCCCTGCCCTTCCCTGGGGACCCCAAGACATACCTGCCCCCATGA
- the EIF4E2 gene encoding eukaryotic translation initiation factor 4E type 2 isoform X2: MNNKFDALKDDDSGDHDQNEENNTQKDSEKEKNDREKPQSTTKRKAVVPGPAEHPLQYNYTFWYSRRTPGRPTSSQSYEQNIKQIGTFASVEQFWRFYSHMVRPGDLTGHSDFHLFKEGIKPMWEDDANKNGGKWIIRLRKGLASRCWENLILAMLGEQFMVGEEICGAVVSVRFQEDIISIWNKTASDQATTARIRDTLRRVLNLPPNTIMEYKTHTDSIKDNSSFRNTKITL, translated from the exons ATGAACAACAAATTCGACGC ATTGAAAGATGATGATAGTGGAGACCATGACCAGAACGAGGAGAATAACACACAGAAAGacagtgagaaggaaaaaaatgaccGAGAGAAGCCACAGAGTACCACCAAGAGGAAG gcGGTTGTCCCGGGACCAGCTGAGCACCCCTTGCAGTATAATTACACTTTCTGGTACTCCAGACGAACACCTGGGAGGCCTACCAGCTCACAGAGTTATGAACAGAACATCAAACAGATTGGCACCTTTGCCTCG GTGGAGCAGTTCTGGCGGTTTTACAGTCACATGGTACGTCCTGGGGACTTGACAGGCCATAGTGACTTCCATCTTTTCAAAGAGGGCATCAAACCCATGTGGGAG GATGATGCCAACAAAAATGGTGGTAAATGGATTATCCGTCTGCGAAAGGGCTTAGCATCGCGGTGTTGGGAGAATCTCATTCTGGCAATGCTTGGAGAACAGTTCATGGTGGGTGAAGAAATCTGTGGGGCAGTCGTCTCTGTCCGATTCCAG GAGGACATTATCTCGATATGGAACAAGACAGCCAGTGACCAGGCCACGACAGCCCGGATACGCGACACATTACGAAGAGTGCTCAACCTACCTCCCAACACCATCATGGAATATAAAACACACACCGATAGCATCAA GGATAATTCAAGCTTTCGaaacacaaaaatcacattGTGA
- the EIF4E2 gene encoding eukaryotic translation initiation factor 4E type 2 isoform X1, producing the protein MNNKFDALKDDDSGDHDQNEENNTQKDSEKEKNDREKPQSTTKRKAVVPGPAEHPLQYNYTFWYSRRTPGRPTSSQSYEQNIKQIGTFASVEQFWRFYSHMVRPGDLTGHSDFHLFKEGIKPMWEDDANKNGGKWIIRLRKGLASRCWENLILAMLGEQFMVGEEICGAVVSVRFQEDIISIWNKTASDQATTARIRDTLRRVLNLPPNTIMEYKTHTDSIKAWEEFHGLVNSSGR; encoded by the exons ATGAACAACAAATTCGACGC ATTGAAAGATGATGATAGTGGAGACCATGACCAGAACGAGGAGAATAACACACAGAAAGacagtgagaaggaaaaaaatgaccGAGAGAAGCCACAGAGTACCACCAAGAGGAAG gcGGTTGTCCCGGGACCAGCTGAGCACCCCTTGCAGTATAATTACACTTTCTGGTACTCCAGACGAACACCTGGGAGGCCTACCAGCTCACAGAGTTATGAACAGAACATCAAACAGATTGGCACCTTTGCCTCG GTGGAGCAGTTCTGGCGGTTTTACAGTCACATGGTACGTCCTGGGGACTTGACAGGCCATAGTGACTTCCATCTTTTCAAAGAGGGCATCAAACCCATGTGGGAG GATGATGCCAACAAAAATGGTGGTAAATGGATTATCCGTCTGCGAAAGGGCTTAGCATCGCGGTGTTGGGAGAATCTCATTCTGGCAATGCTTGGAGAACAGTTCATGGTGGGTGAAGAAATCTGTGGGGCAGTCGTCTCTGTCCGATTCCAG GAGGACATTATCTCGATATGGAACAAGACAGCCAGTGACCAGGCCACGACAGCCCGGATACGCGACACATTACGAAGAGTGCTCAACCTACCTCCCAACACCATCATGGAATATAAAACACACACCGATAGCATCAA GGCCTGGGAGGAGTTTCATGGCCTGGTGAACAGCAGTGGCCGCTGA